The following proteins come from a genomic window of Acetivibrio cellulolyticus CD2:
- a CDS encoding sensor histidine kinase, producing MLKINFEVVLLIITTAMLFILLLQLLIRIKTKSQLHYIFISLVSLLISWNIGAGLNAWSYYRGYKLMAAVYISFIGTCFLPVVALLLGKTFAKNRINYSYKYLFLFIIPMISYIILLTNNYHKLFFTNYSFISNEVTFGKYFIIHSIYSYACIFLGSYYLLYFSVKNSGIFSKQSLLLLTGTLIPLIVNILFTLQLFDSTQLATPIAFSFSIICFYIAILKYDFLGVIPIALQTVVDRISNGFIVIDLEYRIVDFNLTIKEMLKGIINFKRKDNILEKIAEKESINSNGFRQRIEQVCLTGESDIFEYNLAEKDEFFTVEITPIIYNNNKLGTIIMLTNITQHKKDLSLIKEQQQQITDKDRLASLGNLIGGISHNLKTPIMSISGCLTSLEDLTKEYNESIDNSMVTESDHHEIANEMVSNINDIKNHLSYINNALTAIKNQVINPDSHNKANFLLEEVIINVEFLMKYEVKSNLCSLKIINESKRNYKIAGNIGTLVQILNNLISNSIQSYGKIDDTNIESANRKVELIIKEMDNYILFTVRDYGKGISSEIKDKLFKEMVTTKGIHGSGIGLYMSYTKVKAMFNGDMWFESQEGIGTSFYVKVQISDPH from the coding sequence TTGTTAAAAATAAATTTTGAAGTTGTCCTTCTTATTATAACAACAGCAATGCTTTTTATCTTATTATTGCAGCTTCTGATTAGAATTAAAACCAAATCGCAGCTACATTATATTTTTATTTCACTTGTATCCTTACTTATAAGCTGGAATATAGGAGCAGGCTTAAACGCGTGGTCTTATTACCGAGGTTATAAGCTGATGGCTGCTGTATATATTTCATTTATAGGCACCTGTTTTCTTCCTGTAGTGGCACTTCTCTTAGGCAAAACTTTTGCAAAAAACAGAATAAATTATTCTTACAAGTATTTATTTTTGTTCATCATTCCAATGATATCCTATATCATTTTGCTGACAAATAACTATCATAAGCTGTTTTTTACAAACTACTCATTTATAAGTAATGAAGTTACCTTTGGAAAGTATTTTATAATTCATTCAATATATTCTTATGCTTGTATTTTTTTAGGATCATATTATTTATTGTATTTCTCTGTAAAAAACTCAGGAATTTTTTCCAAGCAATCGCTGTTACTATTGACAGGAACTCTTATACCCTTAATTGTAAATATCCTGTTTACCTTGCAATTATTTGACTCTACGCAATTAGCAACGCCAATAGCATTTTCCTTTTCAATTATATGTTTTTATATAGCAATATTAAAATACGATTTCTTAGGAGTAATTCCAATAGCCCTGCAAACTGTAGTTGATAGAATTTCTAACGGCTTCATAGTTATAGACTTGGAATATCGCATCGTTGATTTTAATCTCACTATAAAAGAAATGCTTAAAGGCATCATTAATTTTAAGAGAAAAGATAATATCCTTGAAAAAATAGCTGAAAAAGAATCAATTAATTCGAACGGATTTAGACAGCGCATAGAACAAGTATGTTTGACAGGCGAGTCTGATATATTTGAGTACAATTTAGCTGAAAAAGATGAATTCTTTACAGTAGAAATCACTCCAATAATTTATAATAACAATAAGCTAGGTACAATTATTATGTTAACAAATATTACTCAGCATAAGAAGGATTTAAGTCTAATCAAGGAACAGCAGCAGCAGATTACTGATAAAGATCGACTTGCATCTTTAGGTAATCTCATTGGAGGAATTTCTCATAATCTCAAAACTCCAATTATGTCTATCTCTGGCTGTCTAACATCCTTAGAGGATCTAACAAAAGAATATAACGAATCTATAGATAACTCAATGGTAACGGAAAGTGATCATCATGAAATAGCAAATGAGATGGTTAGCAATATCAATGACATTAAGAACCACCTTTCTTACATCAATAATGCGTTAACTGCTATAAAAAACCAGGTAATTAATCCTGACAGCCATAATAAGGCTAATTTCTTGCTGGAAGAAGTAATTATTAACGTTGAATTTCTTATGAAGTATGAAGTAAAGTCGAATTTATGTAGTTTGAAAATTATTAATGAGTCAAAAAGAAATTACAAGATAGCTGGGAATATTGGAACTCTCGTACAAATACTTAATAATCTTATATCAAATTCAATCCAGTCATATGGAAAAATTGATGATACAAATATTGAAAGTGCCAATCGAAAAGTTGAACTAATAATAAAAGAAATGGATAACTACATCCTGTTTACTGTTAGAGACTATGGAAAGGGTATCTCATCTGAAATAAAGGATAAATTATTTAAGGAAATGGTTACTACAAAAGGAATACATGGCAGCGGAATAGGATTGTACATGTCATACACGAAAGTAAAAGCAATGTTTAACGGCGATATGTGGTTTGAATCTCAAGAAGGAATAGGTACAAGCTTTTATGTTAAAGTACAGATTTCTGACCCCCATTAG
- a CDS encoding zinc dependent phospholipase C family protein, whose product MKSKTHVYMANLIIEDLKKGGLTLPEGIGYFVPPDEIKSAILECPSEFRAGSAGPDFYPDIQIGQTIIHPRNSGEWLGIMFDEFSKICREDPERKKALSFLLGFMMHYSADLYGHEYVNRWALGWFPDIKEALSDGEKMLKIVRHVLVETYMDNKVPKDQSTDLNFPKGFVSRCFLSSEALGRYPSNTAMKYAEEMREYAFNKSQDNTVNMVDIFNYFKSWQQDLDNGIDAWLDTWHKITIDMTANGRSIQDAKNELSYWVSNYFGYMTPAPDKFVDFVKVLDSLNIFKPVKELIIEEAKKFLNDFVKAATGIDVADSIAEIKKMFEQPELYLNNGILYADKNITEQLDKEFGNFGQSSDTLNQSFYAFSQCINMGKLCLIGPENLNSIIGNAKGQKLDVFKPLLCTGSIDALNITIKTKKNDWPWDGYGTDDNIYFGIALKNGEYFELLLDKPGYNDFESDACDTYYFKLPKHVNYSEVAEFRLRNDHIAIKDDWTPEWMRVCDQFGRELWGGGLNQTFTGKAQLALRVDTAQLSQNNQLQMDHKIISFLYSLDGVGKTDNNNPTQYKQWTDENNIFFTDPVLREQVYKKLFGDGNHYTYVPRAFHLGFSKGVDTFVNNEKSGLTVVLSAAGNDDCTYTGQEIGATNTNHYEIYSKLTELSGRFSMRCTNGQNDLAYKYAEINPYTGNLRDTNLGNMLDTHPIIADDYIISYGFSDTGMNKSDQAYMYVTKNQSDWMGELLSAHKILTKQPFKVFAIPGSHDAGMFTGINSDAEANALIKGLIDKYVTTEQLEKVLKVAIPGEIAAPFVKALAQLVFMADASTSMIRRAMINLAYTQKDDITTQLVLGSRWFDFRPGYNAVNNDGILRHQHMFIPGYEFENFLNDVVSFLDTHKNEIVVVSINYNGFMEDYMIPKADIVNGLISKALEKSTSKIKIIGPEGLDTPIESLISDNKRLVIIAQDKFKTENDQLGNYFRNSYSDDAYATDNPESIIGALENTINTPKEAKIKGTNLQLQGTYTNKIFSSTTDILSTFLSLSDATSPLLYTKAKFDCATYKWILQNINNPKLNVDNSGLIIFLNDFVDSLIVNRAAALIRNRCSLKITYEVHVENIGWMPLCSTNEIAGTTGQSLRMEAIKINTSFSDSSTKLGIRYRAHVQNIGWQDWVYNGEIAGTTGQAKRLEAIQIELTDTDASNYNVSYRVHVQDIGWQDWVCNGAIAGTTGQSKRMEAIQISIDCKR is encoded by the coding sequence ATGAAAAGCAAAACACATGTGTACATGGCAAATTTAATTATTGAGGACCTGAAAAAAGGCGGATTAACCCTTCCCGAGGGAATAGGCTATTTTGTTCCTCCTGACGAAATAAAATCAGCCATACTGGAGTGTCCAAGTGAGTTTAGAGCAGGTTCTGCAGGACCTGATTTTTACCCGGATATTCAAATCGGACAGACAATAATTCATCCGAGAAACTCGGGTGAATGGCTTGGAATTATGTTTGATGAGTTTTCAAAAATTTGCCGTGAAGATCCTGAAAGAAAAAAAGCTTTGTCGTTTTTATTGGGCTTTATGATGCATTATTCAGCTGACCTTTATGGACATGAATATGTGAACAGATGGGCTCTTGGATGGTTCCCTGACATTAAAGAAGCACTTTCCGATGGTGAGAAAATGCTAAAGATAGTTCGGCACGTTTTGGTTGAAACTTATATGGACAATAAGGTCCCCAAAGACCAGAGTACTGATTTGAATTTTCCAAAAGGCTTTGTTTCAAGATGTTTTTTAAGTAGTGAAGCACTTGGCAGGTACCCGTCAAATACAGCAATGAAATATGCCGAAGAAATGAGAGAATACGCATTTAACAAGTCACAGGATAATACTGTTAATATGGTTGATATATTCAACTACTTTAAATCATGGCAACAGGATTTGGATAACGGGATAGATGCCTGGCTTGATACATGGCACAAAATAACAATTGATATGACAGCTAATGGCAGAAGTATCCAAGATGCAAAGAACGAACTAAGTTACTGGGTTTCCAACTATTTTGGATATATGACACCTGCGCCTGACAAGTTTGTGGATTTCGTGAAAGTACTGGATTCATTGAATATTTTTAAACCTGTTAAGGAATTAATCATTGAGGAAGCGAAAAAATTCCTTAATGATTTTGTAAAGGCAGCTACAGGAATTGATGTAGCTGATTCAATAGCAGAAATCAAGAAAATGTTTGAACAGCCGGAACTTTATCTAAATAACGGAATCCTTTATGCAGACAAAAATATAACTGAACAGCTTGACAAAGAATTTGGAAACTTTGGACAATCTTCAGATACATTGAATCAAAGCTTCTATGCTTTCAGCCAATGTATTAATATGGGCAAATTGTGCTTAATTGGACCTGAAAACTTAAATTCAATAATAGGAAACGCAAAAGGTCAGAAACTAGATGTATTTAAACCCTTATTATGCACAGGTTCAATAGATGCATTAAATATTACAATTAAAACGAAAAAGAACGACTGGCCATGGGACGGATATGGAACCGATGATAATATATATTTTGGAATAGCTCTAAAAAATGGCGAATATTTCGAATTGCTGCTTGATAAACCTGGATATAATGATTTTGAATCGGATGCTTGCGACACTTATTACTTTAAGTTGCCCAAACACGTCAATTATAGCGAGGTTGCCGAATTCAGATTGAGAAATGACCATATAGCAATCAAAGATGATTGGACTCCGGAATGGATGAGGGTATGTGATCAGTTTGGAAGAGAATTATGGGGCGGAGGTCTTAATCAAACCTTTACAGGAAAGGCACAATTAGCTCTTAGAGTTGATACAGCACAGCTTTCACAAAACAATCAACTTCAAATGGATCATAAAATAATTTCATTTTTGTACAGTCTTGATGGAGTTGGAAAAACTGATAATAATAATCCAACTCAATATAAACAGTGGACAGATGAAAATAATATTTTCTTTACAGATCCTGTCTTGAGAGAACAGGTATACAAAAAGCTGTTTGGGGATGGGAACCACTATACATATGTACCTAGAGCGTTCCATTTAGGATTCAGCAAAGGTGTTGATACTTTTGTAAATAATGAAAAAAGTGGCTTAACCGTAGTATTATCCGCTGCTGGTAATGATGATTGTACCTATACTGGTCAAGAAATTGGAGCTACCAATACAAATCATTATGAAATATATTCAAAGCTTACAGAGCTATCAGGCAGGTTTTCTATGAGATGTACAAATGGGCAAAATGACCTTGCCTACAAATATGCAGAAATAAATCCCTACACCGGAAATCTAAGAGATACCAACCTTGGAAACATGCTTGATACTCACCCCATAATAGCAGATGATTATATCATAAGCTACGGATTTTCCGATACAGGTATGAATAAAAGTGACCAGGCTTATATGTATGTTACTAAAAACCAGTCCGATTGGATGGGAGAATTGCTATCTGCTCATAAAATTCTCACAAAACAGCCATTTAAAGTATTTGCTATTCCAGGTTCCCATGATGCCGGCATGTTTACCGGCATAAACAGTGATGCTGAAGCTAATGCACTGATAAAGGGATTGATAGATAAATATGTAACAACTGAACAACTTGAAAAAGTTTTAAAAGTAGCTATTCCAGGCGAAATAGCAGCCCCTTTTGTAAAAGCACTTGCCCAATTGGTTTTTATGGCTGATGCCTCTACTTCTATGATAAGAAGAGCTATGATAAATCTTGCATATACACAGAAAGATGACATAACAACTCAACTAGTTCTTGGAAGCCGCTGGTTTGATTTCAGACCAGGTTATAATGCAGTTAATAATGATGGCATTTTAAGGCACCAGCATATGTTTATTCCGGGATATGAATTTGAAAACTTTTTAAATGATGTTGTATCATTTTTAGATACGCATAAGAATGAAATTGTTGTTGTATCAATAAATTATAATGGGTTTATGGAAGATTATATGATTCCAAAGGCGGATATTGTTAACGGACTCATAAGCAAGGCACTTGAAAAATCTACTTCCAAAATTAAGATAATAGGACCTGAAGGCCTTGATACACCAATCGAAAGCCTAATATCCGACAATAAAAGGCTTGTTATTATAGCACAGGATAAGTTCAAAACTGAAAATGACCAGCTTGGAAATTATTTTAGAAATTCATATAGTGATGATGCTTATGCAACTGATAATCCGGAAAGTATAATAGGTGCACTTGAGAACACTATCAATACACCAAAGGAAGCAAAAATAAAAGGAACTAACCTTCAATTGCAGGGAACCTACACAAATAAAATATTTAGCAGTACCACCGACATATTGTCCACCTTCCTGTCGTTAAGTGACGCTACATCACCTCTTTTATATACGAAGGCCAAATTCGATTGTGCTACATATAAGTGGATATTACAAAATATAAACAACCCTAAACTAAACGTTGATAATTCAGGACTCATAATTTTCTTAAATGATTTTGTTGATAGTTTAATAGTTAACAGAGCAGCAGCTTTAATTAGAAATAGATGTTCACTTAAAATTACTTATGAAGTTCATGTTGAAAATATAGGCTGGATGCCACTATGTTCAACAAATGAAATAGCTGGGACCACCGGGCAAAGCCTGAGAATGGAAGCTATAAAAATAAATACTTCGTTTTCTGACTCAAGTACCAAATTAGGCATTAGATACAGGGCACATGTTCAGAATATAGGCTGGCAAGACTGGGTTTATAATGGTGAAATTGCCGGAACCACCGGGCAGGCAAAGCGTCTTGAGGCAATA
- a CDS encoding HD domain-containing response regulator codes for MRLSEVRRNTLSNLKEGFKIIAIDDDQGIIKTLKVILERDGYEFSGYTDHNEAIELIKENSFDLLILDYLLNDINAKQVVEIIRGFNKDLYILLLTGHSESVPPMETLEKNDIQGYCTKSDDPSQLLLLVKSAYKSVLMMNEIKSSRAGLNNILKTVPKIYQLQPIDVILEEILASLLMIVNCQHAFILADNIVGEANTTQESFYRGIGKFNTDLDTFSTLFTPLKMIYAGSARMNQQIAKYEDGVFLPLMNYKRESIGVIYIEDCEDQKLSLLEIFAVQAANSINNAFLHSLLNIKNNELNKTYEIIKSRYKETIDTLRLAVDAKDKYTRGHSDRVGLYAVEIGKCFKNLTEDDLNLLRVGGTFHDIGKIGTTDDILLTDRKLNTDEFGEIKKHPLTGAKILSALSMFKDVVPLVMYHHERVDGTGYPEGLKGDDIPFLARILAVADAFDAMTTNRVYRQKLPIEDVIAQFQKGSGTQFDPDVTEKFIELVKNGVIKLDNIQDLI; via the coding sequence ATGAGACTTTCTGAGGTTAGAAGAAATACTTTGAGTAATTTGAAAGAAGGATTTAAAATAATTGCTATTGATGATGATCAGGGAATAATTAAAACTCTCAAAGTAATTCTTGAACGTGATGGCTATGAATTCAGCGGCTATACAGATCATAATGAAGCTATTGAACTAATAAAAGAGAATAGTTTCGACTTGCTGATTCTGGATTATCTGCTTAATGACATTAATGCGAAGCAGGTAGTTGAAATTATCCGCGGGTTTAATAAGGATTTATATATCTTACTTTTGACAGGGCATTCTGAAAGTGTACCGCCTATGGAAACTCTTGAAAAGAATGATATCCAGGGGTATTGTACAAAGTCTGATGACCCAAGCCAACTGTTGTTGCTTGTAAAATCAGCTTATAAAAGCGTTTTAATGATGAATGAAATTAAATCAAGCCGCGCAGGACTTAATAACATTTTAAAAACTGTACCAAAAATATATCAACTCCAGCCCATAGATGTAATTCTTGAAGAAATTCTGGCAAGTCTTCTTATGATTGTCAATTGCCAACATGCTTTTATTTTAGCAGATAATATTGTTGGAGAAGCGAATACCACCCAAGAAAGCTTTTATAGAGGAATAGGAAAATTCAATACAGATTTAGATACCTTTTCCACGTTGTTTACTCCTTTAAAGATGATATACGCAGGTTCTGCAAGAATGAACCAGCAAATTGCCAAATATGAAGACGGCGTCTTTTTACCGCTGATGAATTACAAAAGGGAATCTATTGGAGTTATTTATATAGAAGACTGCGAGGATCAAAAACTTAGCTTACTTGAAATATTTGCAGTTCAAGCTGCTAATTCTATAAATAATGCCTTTTTACATTCTCTTTTAAACATAAAGAACAATGAACTTAACAAAACCTATGAAATTATAAAGTCAAGGTATAAGGAAACAATAGATACACTGAGACTTGCAGTCGATGCTAAGGACAAATATACTAGAGGCCATTCTGACAGAGTTGGACTTTATGCTGTTGAAATAGGAAAATGCTTTAAAAACCTAACTGAGGATGATTTAAATTTATTGCGAGTAGGTGGAACATTTCATGATATTGGCAAAATAGGCACTACTGACGATATACTTTTGACTGACAGAAAATTGAATACTGACGAATTTGGAGAAATAAAAAAGCACCCTCTTACCGGAGCAAAAATCCTCTCAGCTTTATCAATGTTTAAGGATGTTGTTCCTTTAGTTATGTACCATCATGAGCGAGTAGACGGCACCGGCTACCCTGAAGGTCTAAAAGGAGATGATATTCCGTTTCTTGCTAGAATCCTTGCTGTTGCTGATGCCTTTGATGCAATGACAACAAACAGAGTTTACAGACAAAAACTTCCGATTGAAGATGTAATAGCTCAATTCCAAAAAGGTTCAGGAACTCAATTCGACCCTGACGTAACCGAAAAGTTTATTGAGTTAGTAAAAAATGGTGTAATAAAATTGGATAATATCCAGGATCTGATATAA